The following nucleotide sequence is from Mucilaginibacter sp. cycad4.
AACCCGAAATATGACGGGTATGGTTGCTTTCAACCCGGTAATAACGGTCAAAGATCCTGGGCAGGTCCTGGGAATTAACCCCCATTCCCTCATCTTTTACGCTAACCTCGGCAAAGCCATTGACCAGGGCGCATTTTACTTCAATTTCCCTGCGTTTAGGCGAATATTTAACGGCGTTGCTAATCAGGTTGGAAATCACGGAGCCGATCTTTTCCTTGTCGGCATTAACCTGCACATGATCACCAATATTGATGTGGATAGTATGAGTGGAAACAGTGAGCCCGTATTCCTCAACCACCTCCCTGATCAGCAGGTCAAGATCGAATAATTCTTTGTCGATAGCGATCTTACCCGATTCCAGGCGGGAAATATTCAGGAAACCATTGATCATGCTGCTCATCCTCTTAGCCTGTATATCCGCTTTTTCCATAGCCCCTGCGAGAAAATTGTCAGGGTTATTTTTCAACTTGAGGTTAGCTACCTGGATCAGCGCCATCAGCGAGGTTAACGGCGTTTTAAGCTCATGGCTCACCATACCTATAAAATCATTTTTTCGCAGCTCATCCTGTTTCTGTTCCGAAATATCCCTGGCGATCTTGGAAACCCCGGTGATTTTTCCCTGTTTGTCACGTATAGGCGAAATGGTCAGGGATACGTCCAGGACACGACCGCCGTTTGCCAATCTTTTTGTCTCAAAATGTTCCATGCGTTCGCCGTTTTTCAAGCGGTCTATAATCTGCGGTTCCTCATCATGCCTGTCTTCCGGCACCAGCTTAAGAATGGATTGTCCTATCATTTCGGAGGCCGGATAACCAAAAATCCTTTCTGCCGATTTGTTCCAGCTGGTGATTGTCCCCTCCAGTGATTTACCGATTATCGCGTCATCCGATGATTCTACGATGGCGGCCAGTTTGGCACTGCGTTCTTCTGCTTTTCTCTGGTCGGATATGTCCAGTGCAATCACCAATCCGGCATAAACCATTCCCCGCTCGTCTGTTAATGGCACAAAATCCACCTGCAGGTCATCCCCGCCGGTACTTTTAAATTCGGTCCTGATCTGCTCACCGCTCAACATTCGGTCATAGTACTCCTTCGTTGCGGCATAGCGCTCGGGAGAGTTAACTTCGGCCATATGTAAACCTGCGTAGTTCTCCGCGTGGTAACCTAATTTTTGCATCAGGTCGCCTTCCATCGTTACCAGGTTGTGCTTCCTGTCCACAACAAGGATCAGGGAGCGGGGGATATTGACTGCTATTGAACGGAATAACTGTTCCTTCTTTTGTATTTCCTCCCTGCTTCGTTGCAACTCTTCGTTACTTGCCAGCATTTCTTCGTTTGATGCTGCAAGTTCTTCATTAATCGCTGTAAGTTCTTCATTAAGGGCCTGTGTTTCCTCTTCGCTTTCTGCAAGGGATTTGGTGCGGGCAGCTACCAGTTCCTCCAGTGATCCATTCATCAGTGAAAGTGCCTGTTGTGCCTCCAAAAGCTCTCCATTTATCGAAACGAGTTCTTCATTTGCGGTGCTAATCTCCTCATTAGCCGCGGTGAGCTCCTCGTTAAAAGCCGCAGTCTCTTGTTCTTTGAGCTGGAGGTCCCGCTGCAGGCGGTCTTTTATCTTCACATCACGAATTGCACTGAAATAAGATAGCGAAGCGATCGCAACGGCGAGTATCAGGGCAGTGACTATGGCTGCCGGGGCCACGAAGGTATAACGTTCTAAAACTGCCATGCGCTCATCCAATAGTTTGCGTTCGGTGTCTTCTGCATGGTCAACGGCAAGGCGCAACGCGTCCATGGCAGATTTTCCTTCTTCCAGGTCGGCTGTGGAAACAACCTGTTGATGTTGTTTTTTTGAAACAAGTTCCTCAAGGATGGCCATTCGCCGGGTTAGTATTGCACGAATGTCTGCCAGGTTGGCTTGTTGCCCGGGGTTATCAAGGGTTAGGGTACTTACCTCTTCAATCAGGCTCTGTGTTTTGAGATAGGCGCCCTTATAGGGGCCCAGGAAGGCTGCCTTGCCCGTGAGCAGAAAGCCACGCTGCCCGGTTTCTGCATCTTTCATCGACGAAATAGCCTGCTCAAGTTTCTGAATCACCAATGTGCTATGGCCAACAGCTTTATTACTGTTCAGTAAGTTATTAATTGTATTATAAGAAAAAATTCCGACGAGCAGCAGGATCAATATTGAAAACCCGTAGCCGAGCTGTAAATTGCGGATAAAGTTTAGTCGCATAGAGATACCTGGTATCAATGGTTTAAGGGGTACGCAATAAAGTTATGGTTTTACGAAAAAAACTACAGTGATAGTTGGGCGTTGCGGCTAATAAATGTTCCGGGTAACATAGATGTTACAATAGCCGTTGTGCCTGTTATTTGTGCAACAGTTTAATTTTAACTCCGGGGCTTAATTTTTTTAATTGGTAACTTACTAATTGACAATGACGTTTAAGAGCTTGATTGATTTTACTAACTATATATGAGAAAAGGGGCGTTTGGAATTGCCTTTGCCTATTTGCTGATTAGCCTGCTATGGATCATGTTCAGTGACCGGCTGCTATTTTATTTTGAAGGGATACTTAGCCCAAGCCAGTACCTGTGGCTGAGTTTAGGGAAGGGTGCCCTGTTTGTGATGGTTACCGCAATTGCGCTTTACGCCCTGATCAGGTCAGAAGACCGGAAGTTGAAGCAGAGCGAGAAGCAGTACCGGAGCATGTATGAATCCAATCCAAACCCCATGTGGATTTACGAGCCGGGGACCCTTCGGTTTATTTCGGTAAACGATGCTGCCATTGCAGTTTATGGCTACAGTGCAGAAGAGTTCCGGCAACGGACGATCCTGGACATCAGGCCTGCCGAAGACCGGGAAAATGTGGTTTCTTCATCAGAACGACTGGACAGTAAGCTTAACCACAGCGGTACCTGGCGCCACATTAAAAAGGACGGACAACTGATTTACGTAAATATTACCTCGCATAAGATCCGGTTTAATAAAAAGCCCCATATCATGGTTATGGTGCGTGATATGACCGAACGGGTAGAATTTGAGCAAGCCCTTGAGAAAGTAAACCGGGAGCTTGTGGAAGAAAAACATAAGCTCAGTGAAACGCAGCTGTTGTCGCGGGTAGCCGGATGGGAATTCTATCCGCGGGAAAACAAGCTGATATGGTCAGATGAAGTTTATCGCATTGCCGGTTTGAACCCGGATGATGACCGGGAAGCTTTCGATATTTATGTACAGCACATTTATCCGGAAGACCGGCCGCTGATGATCAATGCCCTGCATGAGCTGATCAGTACCGGTAAACAGCTCGATGTAACGCACCGGATCACTGCCCTGGATGGTACTACCCGTTATATCCGCCAGCTTGCACGCCTGGAAAGCAGCGGAGAGCAGGAATTGAAGATATCTGGTTCATTACAGGATATCACAGAACTCAAGCAATTGGAACTGGAGCGTAACCGGTACCTGTATAGCTTTGAGCATACCCTGAACAGTATCACCGATTGCTTTTTTGAGCTGGACAGACAAATGAAGATAACCCGGATAAACGACATTTTCCGGGAGATGGTTAAAACCGACAGAAGCCAGATTATAGGCACAAGTATTTTTGAGTTTTTTCCTAAAAGCGAAAATAAGTTTTACCAGGTTTACCAGAAAGCACTTGAAGAACGCGTTATTGTAAGGCATGAAGATTACTCGGTTATCCTGCAGCGCTGGCTGAGGATGGCTGCTTATCCTACTGATGAAGGCGTTGCAGTATACTTCGCCGACATTACCGAAGACAGGCTTAAAGATGAACGGTTAAAAGAAGCCGTTGAACGTTACGAACTGGTGGCCCAGGCAACGAGGGATGTTGTTTATGATCTTG
It contains:
- a CDS encoding PAS domain S-box protein; translated protein: MRLNFIRNLQLGYGFSILILLLVGIFSYNTINNLLNSNKAVGHSTLVIQKLEQAISSMKDAETGQRGFLLTGKAAFLGPYKGAYLKTQSLIEEVSTLTLDNPGQQANLADIRAILTRRMAILEELVSKKQHQQVVSTADLEEGKSAMDALRLAVDHAEDTERKLLDERMAVLERYTFVAPAAIVTALILAVAIASLSYFSAIRDVKIKDRLQRDLQLKEQETAAFNEELTAANEEISTANEELVSINGELLEAQQALSLMNGSLEELVAARTKSLAESEEETQALNEELTAINEELAASNEEMLASNEELQRSREEIQKKEQLFRSIAVNIPRSLILVVDRKHNLVTMEGDLMQKLGYHAENYAGLHMAEVNSPERYAATKEYYDRMLSGEQIRTEFKSTGGDDLQVDFVPLTDERGMVYAGLVIALDISDQRKAEERSAKLAAIVESSDDAIIGKSLEGTITSWNKSAERIFGYPASEMIGQSILKLVPEDRHDEEPQIIDRLKNGERMEHFETKRLANGGRVLDVSLTISPIRDKQGKITGVSKIARDISEQKQDELRKNDFIGMVSHELKTPLTSLMALIQVANLKLKNNPDNFLAGAMEKADIQAKRMSSMINGFLNISRLESGKIAIDKELFDLDLLIREVVEEYGLTVSTHTIHINIGDHVQVNADKEKIGSVISNLISNAVKYSPKRREIEVKCALVNGFAEVSVKDEGMGVNSQDLPRIFDRYYRVESNHTRHISGFGIGLYLSAEIIRRHEGQIWAESESGTGSVFHFSLPLA
- a CDS encoding PAS domain S-box protein is translated as MRKGAFGIAFAYLLISLLWIMFSDRLLFYFEGILSPSQYLWLSLGKGALFVMVTAIALYALIRSEDRKLKQSEKQYRSMYESNPNPMWIYEPGTLRFISVNDAAIAVYGYSAEEFRQRTILDIRPAEDRENVVSSSERLDSKLNHSGTWRHIKKDGQLIYVNITSHKIRFNKKPHIMVMVRDMTERVEFEQALEKVNRELVEEKHKLSETQLLSRVAGWEFYPRENKLIWSDEVYRIAGLNPDDDREAFDIYVQHIYPEDRPLMINALHELISTGKQLDVTHRITALDGTTRYIRQLARLESSGEQELKISGSLQDITELKQLELERNRYLYSFEHTLNSITDCFFELDRQMKITRINDIFREMVKTDRSQIIGTSIFEFFPKSENKFYQVYQKALEERVIVRHEDYSVILQRWLRMAAYPTDEGVAVYFADITEDRLKDERLKEAVERYELVAQATRDVVYDLDIVENKLIYNTSLTHLVHIPHEEISYELEWWRSLIHPDDMEEVVSSQERISRAGLTNWECEYRLNCGKGEYKYVMDQGYFIYNDQKQPVRLIGAVRDIDALKRSTQENKRLARIIKQVNNMVLITDDLRRVQWVNNAFVELTGYPMEEVRNKMPGDFLTDPDDPVIQTLIRKQQAREAFGIDTIIYTKNGTPVWVSAQLTPAYDEDNAFQGYIIVCQDITYRKEKEEEINRQNRLLREVAWMSSHEIRRPVATMLGLVNLLDLAEDENERKEIFSKLRECAREMDSMVHEIHRRIETEKVLQIARDL